The genomic segment TACTCCGGTTTTATGTTTCAGAAAATGATTTATTTTTCTACGGCATCATTTGCCGCAAAGCGGTAAGGCTTCTTGGAATGCCGATTCGCATAGGAAGAAGCGACAATTGCTTCCGGTTTCAGACGAGCTTTCATCCCCATAGCTTCCACACGCAGTACCATTTCCGCCACATAGGCAGCCGTCTTGCTGACAGCCGGATCGGTTCCGGCATCGACGTCAATATACGCTTCAAAGGACGCGCCCTTGTATATAAAAGGAAGCACGATATCCTCCATTTGCGCCCTGCGTTCGCCACCGAAAAACAGCGCGACCTCCTCGCTATATGACGTCTCCAGCGACAGCTTCTCCTTAATGGATTTCAGTTCCCGCGGTATGACGACCTGC from the Paenibacillus sp. BIHB 4019 genome contains:
- a CDS encoding ribonuclease H-like YkuK family protein; translated protein: MMKIRKHLQLIHDMEFHNVSERRLNLEQVHDRIVRFMSLDPHANYNFMIGTDCQVHAGHTTMITGVVIQREGKGAWACYRQVVIPRELKSIKEKLSLETSYSEEVALFFGGERRAQMEDIVLPFIYKGASFEAYIDVDAGTDPAVSKTAAYVAEMVLRVEAMGMKARLKPEAIVASSYANRHSKKPYRFAANDAVEK